A stretch of DNA from Salvelinus sp. IW2-2015 linkage group LG20, ASM291031v2, whole genome shotgun sequence:
GTTAATTAAGTGAAACAtagcatgcatattattataatatCATAAACACAATTAACTATTTATAAAATTCTCATGCCTAGAAATTGCTTTTATTTTTGCCTTCTACAACTGCAACATACACTTCTGTTGAGTCATGGTATCCCCCTTCTCTATTTTGTTGAAACCTGTTGAATCAGGTTATCTATAGAGATTTGGTAATGTGAGATCATAGATACATAATAGACAAATGTGGGGTAAACCATACAAATTGAATGTTGAGCACAAGAGTTTACAATGTAATCCCCTGAAATGAATTTTGACCTGCAGTTGGTCATTTGGGCTGAAACTTTGTAACAAACAAAGCTCAATGAACACAATGGGAGAGAGAATTGGATTAAATTAGATTAATTTAACCATTGAGTCCTGCCTGCAGTTAAATCAGCATATTGAATCACTCTTGTTattcagtcgtgaagagggcacgacaaagcctattcccctccaGGAaacgaaaagatttggcatgggtcctcagatctcaaaaggttctacagctgcaacactgagagcatcctgactggttgcatcactgcctggtatggcaactgctcggcctccgaccgcaaggcattacagagggtagtgcgtacggcccagtacatcactggggctaagctgcctgccatccaggacctctgcagccagggcggtgtcagaggaaggccctaaaaattgtcaaagaccccagccaccccaagtctaggacaaaaaggcttctcaacagtttttacccccaagccataagactcctgaacaggtaatcaaatggctacccagactatttgcattgtgtgccacccccccaacccctcttttacattgctgctactctctgttcatcatatataagcatagtcattttaactatacattcatgtacatactacctcaattggcccaaccaaccagtgccccagcacattggctaaccgggctatctgcattgtgtcccgccaacccctcttttacgctactgctactctctgtttatcataaatGCATAGTAACCATatccacatgtacatactacctcaatcagcccgactaaccggtgcccgtatatagcctcgcgactgttatagcctcgctactgttatttttcactgtctttttactgttgtttttatttctttacttacctattgttcacctaatacctttatttttttgaaattgcattgttggttagagcctgtaagtaagcatttcactgtaaggtctactacacctgttgtattcggcgcacgtgacaaataaactttgatttgattcatctTCAGAAAACTAAAAGGTACATACACTGAGagcacaaaacattagaaacatgacattccaggtgaaagctatgatcgcttattgatattacctgttaaatccacttcaatccatgtagatgaaggggaggagaggattttcaagccttgagacaattgagacatgaattgtttatgtatgccattcagagggtgaatgggcaagataaaagttttaagtgcctttgaacagggtatggtagtaagtgccaggcacaccggtttgagtgtgtcaagaactgcaacgctgctgggtttttcacactcaacagtttcctgtgtgtatcaagaagggtcctcaacccaaaggacatccagccaacttgacacaaatgtggaaagcattggaatcaacatgggccatgtggaacgctttcaacaccttgtagaattgaggctgttctgagggcgaaagggggtgcaactcaatattaggaaggtgttcctaatgttttgaacactcagtgtttATAACTTTGTTCTCACCTGTAGTCAACATACTCTCCCTCAATAGCAGAAGGAACCCATTCACTTCCTGTAGTTCATGTGACTGTGTTTAATGATTTCTACCATTCCATCTGATCACTCATGCTCTCCCCTCACTGGTAAATCTGCCCTGTCATGTTAAGCTTCAGCATAAGGGAAATGAGTCAACACTCTCACTTCCCATTTGATTTAGCTGACAAACATTGGGAGAGAAGGCGAGGGAGTCAAATATAAAGACAGGGGTCAGTGAAAGAGTTGATAATTTACCTGTGGGGTATTTCCTTGTTGATGTCTTGTTATACAGCTGATAAACAAAAGCTGCCCCTTCTCAAAGGTTTAGAGTTGCTGTGTCNNNNNNNNNNNNNNNNNNNNNNNNNCTGACCTGTGTCTGAATACAATAATCTTAGTAAACATATCGACCATCGTTACAAATGACTGTACCTGCCAGGGTTCTGCATATCAACTTTCTGTGCCGAGTTGACTGGTCTCCATGTCTGTATTCAGAATTTTTATATGGTGGTTATTACATTATTATCCAAATGTGACCAACTGTTACAGTTTATTTAAAAACAAGTCAGTGAAAGAGTTTATAATTTACCTGTGGGGTATTTCCTTGTTGATGTCTTGTTATACAGCTGATAAACAAAAGCTGCCTCCTTCTCAAACGGGTTTAGAGTTGCTGTGTCCTTTTTGACTGTGTCCTGTTTATATTTGACTCCTCGCCTTCTCTCCAATGTTTGTCAGCTAAATCAAATGGGAAGTGAGAGTGTTGACTCATTTCCCTTATGCTGAAGCTTAACATGACAGGGCAGATTTACCAGTGAGGGGAGAGCATGAGTGATCAGATGGAATGGTAGAAATCATAAACACAGTCACATGAACTACAGGAGTGAATGGGTTCTTCTGCTATTGAGGGAGAGTGTTGTGACTACAGGTGAGAACAAAGTTAtaacactgagtgttcaaaacattagaacaccttcctaatattgagttgccccctttcgcctcagaacagcctcaattctacaaggtgttgaaagcgtctcacatggcccatgttgattccaatgtttccacatttgtgtcaagttggcggaTGTCTTTGGGTTGAggacccttcttgatacacacaggaaactgttgagttgtgaaaaaacccagcagcgttgcagttcttgacacactcaaaacggtgtgcctggcacttctaccataccctgttcaaaggcacttaaacttttatcttgcccattcaccctctgaatggcatacataaaCAATTTCATGTCTATAtttctcaaggcttgaaaatctctcctccccttcatctacatggattgaagtggatttaacaggtaatatcaataagcgatcataggctttcacctggaatgtcatgtttctaatgttttgtgctCTTCAGTGTATGTACCTTTTAGTTTTCTGAGaatgaatcaaatcaagtttatttgtcacgtgcgccgaatacaacaggtgtagtagaccttacagtgaaatgcttacttacaggctctaaccaacaatgcaatttcaaAAAataaaggtattaggtgaacaataggtaagtaaagaaataaaaacaacagtaaaaagacagtgaaaaacagtagcgaggctataacagtcgcgaggctatatacgggcaccggttagtcggctgattgaggtagtatgtaatgTGGATATGGTTACTATGcattatgataaacagagagtagcagtagcgtaaagaggggttggcgggacacaatgcagaagcccggttagccaatgtgctggGGCACTGGTTGGtttgggccaattgaggtagtatgtacatgatgtATAGTTAAATGACTATGcttatatatgatgaacagagagtagcagcaatgtaaaagaggggttggggggtggcCACAatgcaatagtctgggtagccatttgattacctgttcaggagtgtttatggcttggggtaaaaactgttgagaagccttttttgtCTCTGAGcttggggtggctggggtctttgacaaattttaggccttcctctgacaccgcctgtgtgtagaggtcctggatggcaggcagcttaggcccagtgatgtactgggccgtacgcactaccctctgtaagccttgcggtcggaggcgagcagttgccataccaggcagtgatgcaaccagtcaggatgctctcagtgttgcagctgtagaaccttttgaggatctgaggacccatgcaaatcttttttcgtttcctgagggggaataggctttgtcgtgccccctTCACGACTGAATAACAAGGTGATTCCATATGCTGATTTAACTGCAGGCAGGACTAATGGTTTAATTAATCTAATTTAATCCAATTCTCCTCCATTGTGTTCATTGAGCTTTGTGTTGTTACAAAGTTTCAGCCCAAATGGACCAACTGCAGGTCAAAATTCATTTCAGGGGATTACATTGTAAACTCTTGTGCTCAACATTCAATTTGTATGGTTTACCCTACATTTGTCTATATGTATCTATTGATCTATTACCAATCTATAGATACCTGATTCAACAGGTTTCAAAATGAGAAGGGGATACCATGACTCAACAGAAGTGTATGTTGCAGTTGTAGAAGGCAAAAATAAAAGCAATTTCTAGGCATGAGAATTTTATAAATAGTTAATTGTGTTTATGatattataataatatgcatgctaTGTTTCACTTAATTAACATTTGATGATGATTAGTATGTCTTCACGAAAAAATATCAAACTAATACAATTATCTTAAAAATTGCAACATTACCAAGTTTATAACATTTTAATAAAGAATGTAATAAAGAAGGTCAAATGTTTACTTTTGCTACTTGATACTTTTGTATCAAAAGTATGGCATTTCTTGTCCATCACTTTAAGGTTTATCACGCCCTCTATTTTACACAACAAGCTCTTATTGGCCAGAATAGAGCAGCGTTTATTGTCAGAGTACTGTGATATGCTAGGTGTCGTATCAAGGGATGGGCTCCGTTATGAAATTCCGACTATAGGTTGTTGGAGAGTTTTATTTACAGCAAATGCAAAAGATATGGGATTAGAATAGAGGGAACCACTGCAGTGAAAGGTAAAACATCCTACTTTAATAGATATGCTGTGTTTTTTGTGCTCGTGGAGCGCTTCTCAACCAGCGTCTAGTGCAGCTGCATCCCCTCATGTCGAGTTATGATGGTGCCAGAGTTCAAGGCAAGCACGGGGATACACCCCATGAAGGCGCCGCTATTGTCGTACTTTCTCTGTTCTTCCACTCACTTGAACAATGCTATCTGATATTTCATTTCATTGACCTTATGTTGGTAAAGCCATTGAAAAGAGTTGCATGACTTTGGCAATAATATTATGACGACCctggtttataagcgcggaaatcgactcttgccgcacgagcatgcttttgcgggcCAGTCAATAGGCGcgtggacttcgggctagaaggtcgaggttcgagacctgctcctgctgtttcattacaatatggtTGCTTCTCTCAGTGATATTTTCAGATTGCCGCTTTCAAAACTTAAATTTGCCGTTGATTATTGTCACCAGGTATTGCATGACCTCACTAAACCCACTCTCCCACCAATAAATGCCTTCATTGCCTTTTACTCGTTCATAGGTCATGGATTCCCCTATCCTTCTTCTCCTAGCCCTCCTGATCGCTCTGATCCCAATGTTTTCCTGATGACTACCACAGTCACAAAGCACCCGTCACCATGACTACTGTGTGTTGGAGCCGGGCCCGCTGGCCTTCAGATGGGTCACTTCTCCTCCAAGAGTCAGAGAGATACATCATTCTGGAGAGGAACTCGGGGCCAGGGAGCTTCTTCAATAGTGAGTGCCTCTGTAGTAATGGTGTCGACTATATCGGGTATTGCGCTTGCCGAATCAATTTTCCAACTCAGCAAAGTATTTTGTGACAGTGCAACATGATGCAACTTTCTCTATTGCCCTGCTCATAGAAATATGTTCTCGTGACCTACACCATGTACATGAACATGTGTTGTAACTCATGgatgtttttttctcctttaaAGATACCCTCGACACAGGAAACTCATCAGCATCAACAGATCTACACAGGAAGGCGGGACCGCGAGTTCACCTTCGTCACGATTGGAAACTCCCTCCTGAGTGACAGGCCGACCTGCTGCTTCAGCGAGTCAGCCGGGAGCTCTACCAGATGCAGACTCATTCCCCCGCTACCTTCCATGTATGTGAAGGAGCTGGGCTGAAGTCCAGTATGGGGTGGACATCGGGAAGATCAGGCCTCAGAGTCTGAACACCTAGAGGCAGGGGATACATACTGACTGACCAGCGTGGACTGGACTATACATGCAGGTACTGTGTTATAATCTATACACATATCTAATGTAAAAGGATGGAAATATTGGAAACATTCTCCACTATGCATCCATTAAAGagatgattctctctctctgacaacagAGGTCCTTACTGGTGTCCACAGGACTGTGGGATCCTCAGAAGGTCCAGTTGTTGGGGCTCAGACCTGGTGGAGGGCTATGAGTCCATCCTGTGGACCCAGAGGAGTATAAGGACCAGGCCGTGCTGATCCTGGCGTAAGGGAACTCAGCATTTGAAACAGCTCAGAGCATCCTGGTCGGGCAGCCGGATCATCTCTACAGCCCAAGCCGGTCCGCCCTAAGCCTGGCAGACACACTACGTCGGAGACCTCAGGTACTGAGAGACATCATCAGGTTTTGACTCCCATATTGTCCTCTCGCTGATATATGGTAAAGTAAAGGTATTGAACATACAGAACACAATTACTAACTGCAAACTCTGTGCTCACATTTACTGTACTCTGGTAAATCAGGATGTCCTCCTTCTAatgttctccatctctcctcagtGATTTGTCAGAACAGATAAAAGCAGCGACTAAAGAGATCCATGTCAGGGCAGAAAACACCCAACTGATGCTGAGCTATCAGAAGGGACAGATAACTCTTCCGCAGTACAAGGTGASAAAAGCCAATCTGAGAGTRAATTAAAAACCACTTGCCAAAATAATTKAYAGTGGTTTTCATAWTATGAAYKRCCTAGAATGCCTTTTSTTWMACTTYCTACATAGTCATGGAAAATGAGCACTCACTGTGTACTAAGTATTAATCTGTAACCCSTCTTTTCCATGGCAGCTTCTTCTKTGTTCCCTCTACGAGATCTACAAAGCACTggaagaggagatggacagaAATGCTTCCCACCCAGGTGTTGCACCGATATACTTCCCYCAGGAACTGGCCCGACtggagacactagagagagatcTGGAACACTTCTTTGGACAGGAGTGGCGAAAGAGAGTCATCATTCCTGCTgcaacacacagatatacacagagACTTCACAAGGTACAKGCTATAGATATACCAACATGCAGGGTAGGCACACTATCTTAATTGTGTACCTGCTTAGTAATAACAATTTATTTGTYTCCCTCTYCAGATYGGTGAAGGCAATCCTAAATTGCTGGTGGCCCACGCCTACACCCGTTACCTAGGTGACCTGTCAGGGGGACAAATTTTGGGGAAGATTACCCAGAAGTCAATYGGGTTAAGCAGCGGAGAGGGACTKTCSTTTTTCTCCTTCCCCGGAGTGTCAAGCCCTAACCGCTTCAAGCAGCTGTACAGGAGCAGAATGAACAGCATCGAGCtgaccaaggaggagagggagggggtgctGGAGGAGGCTATCATGGCCTTCGAACTCAACATCCAGGTgagtgaaagagaagagggaggaagggagaaagcAAACTGGGTAAGAATATAGGTTATGGGAACTAATACAGTAATGAAAAGTCACTAtgaaaagttatacagctgtaccattgagagcatcttgactggctgcattagagcttggtatggcaatagcaccgccctcgatcgcatggcgctacagaagttggtgcggacagcccagtacgtcactgagGCCGAGttccctgccattcaggacctctatatcaggcggtRTGAAAGGAGGGCCtggaaaatcgttaaagactccagccacccaagtcatataca
This window harbors:
- the LOC111981066 gene encoding heme oxygenase-like, translating into MLSYQKGQITLPQYKLLLCSLYEIYKALEEEMDRNASHPGVAPIYFPQELARLETLERDLEHFFGQEWRKRVIIPAATHRYTQRLHKIGEGNPKLLVAHAYTRYLGDLSGGQILGKITQKSIGLSSGEGLSFFSFPGVSSPNRFKQLYRSRMNSIELTKEEREGVLEEAIMAFELNIQVFDDLQKMLXVTKEAYGDQEKAKTPAITRSLSIVQLSLGICVALATVAMGIYVF